A genomic segment from Syntrophotalea acetylenivorans encodes:
- a CDS encoding phenylacetate--CoA ligase family protein yields the protein MYQKVYEKIYFPFFERFLKHRRIASIYEGSFETQWLNLSKIQNRQVNSLKKLLCLAQTHSAYYKDLFKRNSFDPHELSSLNDLSQIDILNKDIIRQKFDSLISSPFKNNLWRKSTGGSTGQPLHFGYTKESYEWRVAMSKRGYAWAGARPGTKQAYIWGVSLGETTTKQRLKESLHHFIDRQKFYNCFEFGEQEMAQCLASLNKWQPQNLVGYTNPLYEFALYVDRNGGPLFKPQSILCAAEKVYPYQREVLQKVFGAPVFNTYGSREFMLIASECEKHEGLHISMENLIVEVVDDDGRPTRPGEVGKILVTDLHNYGMPFIRYEIGDMARVSDHQCSCGRGLMLLDDIVGRSLDVIRLPEGKTLPGEFFPHLMKDFPEVYRFQVIQDRIDQLIVKLVPHGELGAGTRSAIEQIIASAVGPDMVVAYEIVSEIPLTISGKHRVTISNLSQVVA from the coding sequence ATGTACCAAAAAGTTTACGAGAAAATTTATTTTCCATTTTTCGAGAGATTCCTAAAGCATAGACGCATAGCTAGTATCTATGAGGGGTCATTTGAAACACAATGGCTAAATTTATCAAAAATACAGAACCGTCAGGTCAATTCTCTTAAAAAACTACTTTGTTTAGCGCAGACCCACTCTGCCTATTATAAAGACCTTTTTAAACGTAACAGTTTTGATCCTCATGAACTATCATCGTTAAACGATCTTTCGCAAATAGATATTCTGAACAAAGATATTATTCGTCAGAAATTTGATTCTCTCATTTCTTCTCCCTTTAAAAATAATCTTTGGCGAAAATCTACTGGTGGGTCTACAGGTCAGCCTCTTCATTTTGGATATACCAAAGAAAGCTACGAGTGGCGGGTAGCGATGTCCAAACGGGGCTATGCTTGGGCTGGGGCCCGCCCCGGAACAAAGCAGGCGTACATATGGGGAGTATCGCTTGGTGAAACTACTACAAAACAGCGATTAAAAGAATCGTTACATCATTTTATTGATCGTCAAAAATTTTACAATTGCTTTGAGTTTGGGGAACAGGAGATGGCACAGTGTCTTGCTTCTCTTAACAAATGGCAGCCTCAAAACCTTGTTGGGTATACTAACCCTCTTTACGAATTTGCTCTTTATGTGGACCGCAATGGGGGACCGCTTTTTAAGCCACAATCTATTTTATGTGCAGCCGAAAAGGTTTATCCCTATCAACGAGAGGTGCTTCAGAAAGTCTTTGGTGCACCAGTCTTTAATACTTACGGTTCACGCGAATTTATGCTTATTGCTTCCGAATGTGAAAAACATGAGGGCCTGCATATAAGTATGGAAAACCTTATCGTTGAGGTGGTAGATGATGACGGAAGGCCCACTAGACCGGGTGAGGTTGGCAAGATTTTGGTGACTGATCTGCATAACTACGGTATGCCGTTTATTCGCTATGAAATTGGTGATATGGCACGAGTCAGTGATCACCAATGTTCATGTGGTCGCGGACTTATGTTGTTGGACGACATAGTCGGTCGATCTCTTGATGTCATCAGGTTGCCGGAGGGTAAAACATTACCTGGAGAATTTTTTCCGCACTTGATGAAAGACTTTCCAGAAGTTTATCGCTTCCAAGTTATTCAGGACCGGATAGATCAGCTGATAGTTAAACTTGTTCCGCATGGGGAATTAGGAGCTGGGACCCGGTCAGCAATTGAGCAGATAATTGCTTCAGCTGTTGGGCCAGATATGGTTGTTGCATATGAAATTGTCAGTGAAATCCCACTAACGATTTCCGGGAAACATCGAGTTACCATATCCAATTTGAGCCAGGTGGTTGCGTGA
- a CDS encoding glycosyltransferase, translating into MLNVLHVVLGLEIGGLEKFVLGLVKGSKKEVVPHILCLQKKGALGERIFDVPIFELDCSEGIKPKVVLDIYKIIKKLKIEVIHTHNPSPHFYGALAGFFAGVPVVHTKHGRNYPGSKKKVLLNRLSTAFTSKIVAVSHEAAEVCRLTEKVPEQKIHTIWNGVDVSAFLPANGKKPLLSSLGIDDTNVVVGIVARLSPEKNHSCLLRAFAETQSEFPLGRLLIVGDGVLRQQLEAEVKSLGLGTSVIFTGSRHDVPELLREFDVFCLSSKTEGLPLTVLEAMACSLPVVATNVGGNSEAVKDGETGFLVESDDSAALGIRLKSLLGDGDLRKQMGEAGRLLAENHFDSQSTVKCYVDLYRSVARGRS; encoded by the coding sequence ATGTTAAATGTTTTGCATGTTGTTCTTGGGCTAGAAATCGGTGGGCTGGAGAAATTTGTTTTAGGCCTGGTCAAAGGCAGTAAAAAGGAGGTTGTTCCACATATTCTTTGTTTGCAAAAAAAAGGGGCCTTGGGTGAACGGATTTTTGATGTACCGATCTTTGAACTAGACTGCTCGGAGGGTATAAAGCCAAAAGTTGTCCTGGATATTTATAAAATAATTAAAAAACTTAAGATCGAGGTTATTCATACCCATAATCCTTCCCCTCATTTCTACGGGGCTTTGGCCGGTTTTTTTGCAGGAGTACCCGTTGTTCATACCAAACACGGTCGAAATTATCCTGGTTCGAAAAAAAAGGTTCTTTTAAACCGCCTGTCCACAGCCTTTACTTCAAAGATCGTCGCTGTGTCTCACGAGGCAGCCGAAGTTTGTCGATTGACCGAAAAAGTACCTGAACAGAAAATACACACAATTTGGAATGGTGTTGATGTCAGTGCTTTTCTTCCTGCTAATGGTAAAAAACCACTTTTGAGTTCTCTTGGTATAGATGACACAAATGTGGTTGTTGGTATTGTTGCCCGCCTTTCTCCTGAAAAAAACCATTCATGCCTATTGCGTGCTTTTGCTGAGACTCAAAGTGAGTTTCCTTTGGGACGGTTATTAATCGTTGGTGATGGTGTTCTCCGTCAGCAACTTGAAGCTGAGGTAAAGTCACTTGGTTTGGGAACCAGCGTTATTTTTACAGGCTCCCGTCATGATGTTCCCGAATTGCTGAGGGAATTCGATGTTTTTTGCTTGTCTTCTAAAACTGAGGGGCTGCCGCTGACTGTTTTGGAGGCGATGGCCTGCAGTTTGCCGGTAGTTGCCACCAATGTTGGAGGTAACTCTGAGGCGGTAAAGGACGGGGAAACAGGGTTTCTTGTTGAATCGGACGACTCTGCCGCTTTAGGGATTAGACTTAAGAGCCTCCTTGGGGATGGTGATTTGCGTAAGCAAATGGGGGAAGCTGGGCGATTACTTGCGGAGAACCATTTTGACAGCCAAAGCACGGTCAAGTGTTATGTGGACTTGTACCGGTCTGTTGCTAGGGGGCGGTCATGA
- a CDS encoding glycosyltransferase: MTKKRLLFVSNLFPNPLEPQRGTFNQQQVAALKKFYHIDIVAPVAWTLCERKAGIPSKREFDGSAVYHPTYWYTPGLCRSWYGRFFLRSIQKVVLEAHKANPFDAVFASWLYPDGWAAGKLAQIMGVPFFVKVHGTDVNRLKCGTLMTKVSIEGIGGAERIFSVSGALKSHLMSLGVLERKIKVIYNGVDQKIFYPRPKDTARQSVGVDGQSQIILFVGNLKKEKGLGELAAAFSKLINSGGERDYRLVIVGRGPYEGELKKQLENLGVINQVQFKGSLPPEKVAMWMNAASVLCLPSYMEGVPNVILEALSCEVPVVATDVGGIPELSVKSGLLQMVAPKDIDGLIRELKFVLEEDLEEAKCNGLPTWLENAQQVRDVIDSFVF; this comes from the coding sequence ATGACCAAGAAGAGGCTTCTTTTTGTCTCCAATCTTTTCCCAAATCCCCTTGAGCCACAAAGGGGCACTTTTAATCAACAACAGGTTGCTGCGTTGAAGAAATTTTACCATATTGATATTGTGGCACCTGTTGCCTGGACGTTGTGTGAGCGTAAAGCTGGCATACCTTCAAAGAGGGAGTTTGATGGTTCTGCTGTATATCACCCCACCTATTGGTATACGCCCGGGTTATGTCGTTCATGGTATGGGCGATTTTTTTTGAGATCGATTCAAAAAGTAGTTCTTGAGGCCCATAAGGCGAACCCGTTTGATGCTGTTTTTGCTTCTTGGCTTTATCCGGATGGCTGGGCGGCAGGAAAATTGGCTCAAATTATGGGGGTTCCTTTTTTCGTTAAGGTGCATGGCACGGATGTCAATCGTCTAAAATGTGGAACTTTGATGACAAAAGTTTCAATTGAAGGGATAGGGGGGGCTGAAAGAATTTTCAGTGTGAGTGGCGCTTTAAAGTCCCATCTTATGTCACTGGGCGTTCTGGAAAGAAAAATAAAAGTAATTTATAACGGTGTGGACCAAAAGATTTTTTATCCGCGCCCAAAAGATACGGCCCGGCAGTCTGTTGGTGTCGATGGCCAGAGCCAAATAATTCTCTTTGTCGGGAACCTGAAAAAGGAAAAAGGGCTCGGGGAGCTTGCCGCCGCTTTTTCTAAGTTGATTAACTCTGGTGGGGAGAGGGACTACAGATTAGTTATTGTCGGGAGAGGACCTTATGAGGGGGAACTCAAAAAGCAACTTGAAAACCTGGGTGTCATAAACCAGGTGCAGTTTAAGGGAAGCCTCCCGCCAGAGAAAGTCGCTATGTGGATGAACGCAGCTTCAGTTTTGTGTTTGCCAAGTTATATGGAGGGCGTTCCCAACGTGATATTGGAAGCTCTATCTTGTGAGGTGCCGGTTGTGGCGACAGATGTAGGCGGGATACCGGAACTTTCAGTTAAAAGTGGCTTGCTTCAGATGGTAGCTCCTAAGGATATTGATGGGTTGATTCGTGAATTAAAGTTTGTATTGGAAGAAGATCTGGAAGAAGCAAAATGTAATGGTTTACCTACGTGGCTGGAAAATGCCCAACAAGTTCGAGACGTTATCGACTCTTTCGTTTTCTAG
- the rfbB gene encoding dTDP-glucose 4,6-dehydratase → MENILITGGGGFIGSNFVREALKEFSDCRIVNLDKLTYAGNLQNLSDIQADSRYRFVQGDIGDADLVESIFSCESIDTIVNFAAESHVDRSIHGPAEFVQTNIVGTFNLLECARKAWDGKQEDCRFLHVSTDEVYGSLGETGMFTETTPFDPRSPYSASKASSDHLVSAYYHTYGLPTLVTNCSNNYGPYHFPEKLIPLIINNALNGKDLPVYGDGKNVRDWLYVEDHCNAILTVLEKGQVGQTYNVGGNNEKQNIEIVKTICDILDEKVGFLPSGESRRSLIRFVKDRPGHDLRYAIDATKIKDELGWEPSVTFEEGILKTVDWYLENPEWVASVVSGDYQTYYQHMYEGR, encoded by the coding sequence ATGGAAAATATACTAATTACAGGGGGCGGTGGCTTTATAGGTTCCAACTTTGTCCGGGAAGCGTTAAAGGAATTTTCAGATTGCCGTATTGTCAACTTAGATAAACTGACTTATGCGGGTAATCTGCAAAACTTATCAGATATTCAAGCAGATTCGCGCTATCGGTTTGTTCAGGGCGATATTGGTGATGCTGATCTCGTTGAATCTATTTTTTCCTGTGAAAGCATCGATACGATTGTAAATTTTGCTGCGGAATCCCATGTGGATCGCAGTATTCACGGCCCTGCAGAGTTTGTTCAAACTAACATTGTAGGCACTTTTAATCTTCTTGAGTGTGCTCGTAAAGCATGGGATGGCAAACAGGAGGATTGTCGTTTTCTCCATGTCTCAACCGACGAGGTCTATGGTTCGTTAGGGGAAACAGGGATGTTTACTGAAACTACTCCTTTCGATCCTCGTTCCCCATATTCTGCATCTAAGGCCTCTTCCGATCATTTGGTCAGCGCCTATTACCATACCTATGGCTTGCCGACCCTGGTAACCAACTGTTCTAACAACTATGGTCCCTATCATTTTCCTGAAAAGCTTATCCCTTTGATCATCAACAACGCTCTGAATGGCAAAGATCTTCCGGTTTATGGTGATGGTAAAAATGTCCGTGATTGGCTTTATGTGGAGGATCACTGTAACGCCATACTTACCGTACTTGAAAAGGGGCAAGTAGGCCAGACCTATAACGTCGGGGGAAACAACGAGAAACAGAATATCGAGATCGTTAAAACCATTTGCGACATTCTGGATGAAAAAGTTGGTTTTTTGCCTTCAGGTGAGTCTCGCCGTAGCCTGATTAGATTTGTCAAAGATCGTCCCGGTCATGATCTCCGCTACGCCATTGATGCCACCAAGATTAAAGATGAGCTCGGCTGGGAACCGTCGGTCACCTTTGAAGAGGGAATCCTTAAAACTGTCGACTGGTATCTTGAAAACCCGGAATGGGTTGCATCGGTTGTGAGTGGCGATTATCAGACCTATTACCAACACATGTACGAAGGCCGTTGA
- the rfbA gene encoding glucose-1-phosphate thymidylyltransferase RfbA, translated as MSGLKKGIILAGGAGSRLYPLNIVASKQLQPVYDKPMIYYPLSTLMMAGINDILIISTPQDTPRFEDLLGDGSRWGIRLTYAVQPEPKGIAQAFLIGESFIGNDNVCLILGDNIFYGKMGLDRICREFSSGARVFGYPVHDPERYGVVEFDKTGKAVGIEEKPTKPKSHYAVPGLYLYDNKVVEIAKSMQTSARGELEITDVNLAYLDQQELMVEKLGRGIAWLDTGTHTSLLEASHFIGTLESRQGVKIACPEEIAFRMGYIDHSQMERVIEETPKSSYRDYLTMVLKEEF; from the coding sequence ATGAGCGGCCTTAAGAAAGGTATTATTCTCGCCGGTGGAGCAGGGAGTCGTCTTTATCCTTTAAATATAGTGGCCAGTAAGCAGTTGCAGCCTGTTTATGACAAGCCGATGATCTATTACCCCCTCTCTACCCTGATGATGGCTGGGATCAACGACATTCTTATTATTTCTACCCCGCAGGACACACCACGTTTTGAAGATTTGCTGGGAGATGGCAGTCGCTGGGGAATCCGGCTTACATATGCCGTGCAGCCGGAACCCAAAGGTATCGCGCAGGCTTTTTTGATCGGAGAGTCCTTCATTGGTAATGATAACGTTTGCCTGATTCTGGGGGACAACATTTTTTACGGCAAGATGGGGCTGGACCGGATTTGTAGAGAATTTTCCAGTGGTGCTCGAGTTTTCGGTTATCCGGTCCATGACCCGGAGCGTTACGGGGTGGTGGAATTTGATAAAACAGGCAAGGCTGTCGGTATTGAGGAAAAACCGACCAAACCCAAATCCCACTATGCGGTTCCGGGTCTCTACCTTTACGACAATAAAGTTGTGGAAATTGCCAAGTCAATGCAAACCTCTGCTCGTGGAGAACTGGAAATTACCGACGTCAATCTCGCCTATTTGGATCAGCAAGAACTGATGGTTGAAAAACTTGGGCGCGGCATAGCCTGGCTCGATACCGGGACCCACACGAGCCTTTTGGAGGCAAGTCACTTCATTGGTACTTTGGAAAGTCGTCAGGGAGTAAAGATTGCCTGTCCCGAAGAGATCGCATTCCGTATGGGCTATATCGATCATTCGCAAATGGAGCGGGTAATCGAAGAGACTCCCAAGTCGAGCTATCGCGATTATCTGACTATGGTACTGAAGGAAGAGTTCTGA
- the rfbC gene encoding dTDP-4-dehydrorhamnose 3,5-epimerase: MEVLKTEIPDVLIIEPKVFGDDRGFFFESFNHREWEEQTGLKVNFVQDNHSRSTKGVLRGLHYQVKQSQGKLVRCVVGEVFDVAVDLRKGSPTFGQWVGVRLSAQNKRQLWVPEGFAHGFLVVSDVAEFLYKTTDYYAPEYERCIVWDDPDLAISWPLEGAPNLSAKDREGNLFRDAQGF; the protein is encoded by the coding sequence ATGGAAGTATTAAAAACAGAAATCCCCGATGTATTGATTATTGAACCGAAGGTGTTCGGCGACGATCGAGGTTTCTTTTTCGAGAGCTTTAATCACCGGGAATGGGAGGAGCAAACCGGGCTGAAGGTTAATTTCGTTCAGGATAATCACTCTCGGTCAACCAAGGGGGTTCTTCGCGGCCTCCATTATCAGGTTAAACAATCCCAGGGTAAGCTAGTGCGTTGTGTCGTTGGGGAAGTTTTCGATGTGGCGGTGGACCTGCGGAAAGGCTCCCCGACCTTTGGCCAGTGGGTTGGGGTACGCCTCTCTGCCCAGAACAAACGCCAGTTGTGGGTGCCTGAAGGTTTTGCCCACGGGTTTCTGGTGGTGTCGGATGTTGCAGAGTTTTTATATAAAACTACAGATTATTATGCTCCAGAGTATGAACGATGTATTGTTTGGGATGATCCTGATTTGGCCATTTCCTGGCCGTTGGAAGGTGCCCCGAATCTATCTGCAAAAGATCGAGAGGGGAATCTCTTCAGGGATGCACAGGGTTTTTAG
- a CDS encoding YdcF family protein produces MLASLLFAAGLTLGLRAERSSFLAVEQKVSRPVVLVVMAGDSIIRLPVAAARYREGGVEKVLLTNDGVLGRWSKEHQRNLYQVEWAARRLVEFGVPESAIVNLPFSKSGTIHDVRAVLRYVEDRGIERLLVVTSDYHTRRTLWTFQRAFKDSSVQVGIFGAEGAIQHESTIWQELAEYRTLIVEFGKYIYYRVRY; encoded by the coding sequence GTGCTGGCTTCTCTGCTTTTTGCAGCAGGACTCACTTTGGGACTAAGGGCTGAACGCTCTTCCTTTTTAGCCGTCGAGCAGAAAGTCAGCCGTCCAGTGGTGTTGGTGGTGATGGCTGGGGATTCAATCATCAGATTGCCTGTTGCTGCAGCTCGATATCGCGAGGGAGGGGTTGAGAAAGTATTGCTGACCAACGACGGCGTCCTCGGTCGTTGGTCAAAGGAACATCAGCGCAACCTTTATCAGGTGGAATGGGCAGCTCGCAGACTGGTCGAGTTTGGAGTGCCGGAATCTGCTATCGTGAACTTGCCCTTTTCAAAAAGCGGCACGATTCACGATGTACGGGCCGTTCTACGGTATGTAGAGGACCGCGGGATAGAGCGTCTGCTGGTGGTGACCTCTGACTACCATACTCGCCGTACGTTGTGGACCTTTCAGCGGGCATTTAAAGATTCTTCCGTGCAAGTTGGAATTTTTGGCGCTGAAGGCGCCATACAACATGAATCCACTATTTGGCAAGAGCTCGCCGAATACAGGACGCTGATAGTTGAGTTTGGCAAGTATATCTATTATCGGGTTCGTTATTAG
- a CDS encoding MBL fold metallo-hydrolase RNA specificity domain-containing protein, which translates to MSNTYPQILHHGALQGVTGSCHELRLSGKSGILIDCGLFQGEEAEGQGARSKGQGLRGDNESWQTIEFPIEHIKALVVSHVHIDHVGRIPYLLAAGFEGPIYCSEPSALLLPLVLEDAVKVGFTRDSRLVERFLKRLQKMIVPLPYGRWQKIETDSDVRLDIKLQPAGHILGSVYVECRVRSLSEDSGHLPVTNEHNLAATNRQCELRYIFSGDLGAPYAPLLPAPRSPYRADVLVLEATYGDRLHEGRRERRQKLRRLIEGALQDRGVVLVPAFSIGRTQELLYELEEIIHRQGNRTTPASLPWDELEIIVDSPLASRFTEAYRALRPYWDAEARRKVRSGRHPLSFEQLTTIDSHTDHQQAVAYLQKTGRPCVVIAASGMCSGGRIVNYLKALIGDRRTDVLFVGYQAAGTPGRDIQVYGPRGGYVVLDGKRYPIRARIHTIGDYSAHADQQNLINFVRRMRHRPHTVRLVHGDAEAKRALAAKLKQVIPGLLVDIP; encoded by the coding sequence ATGAGCAACACATATCCTCAAATTCTCCATCACGGGGCCTTGCAGGGCGTTACCGGTTCCTGTCATGAATTGCGTTTGTCCGGGAAGAGCGGCATCCTCATCGATTGTGGTCTTTTCCAAGGGGAGGAGGCGGAGGGGCAGGGAGCCAGATCCAAAGGGCAAGGATTAAGAGGCGACAACGAATCCTGGCAGACCATCGAATTTCCCATTGAACATATCAAGGCCCTGGTTGTCAGTCATGTGCATATCGACCATGTGGGGCGTATCCCTTATCTGCTGGCAGCAGGCTTTGAAGGGCCGATCTACTGCTCGGAACCTTCCGCGCTCTTGCTGCCGCTGGTTTTGGAAGACGCAGTAAAGGTTGGTTTCACACGGGACTCTCGCCTGGTAGAGCGTTTTCTCAAACGTCTGCAAAAAATGATCGTGCCGTTGCCATATGGGCGCTGGCAGAAAATCGAGACCGATTCCGATGTTCGGCTCGATATCAAGCTGCAGCCGGCAGGGCATATTCTCGGCTCGGTCTATGTGGAATGCAGGGTACGCTCTTTGTCAGAAGACAGCGGTCATTTGCCTGTAACTAATGAGCATAACCTTGCGGCCACCAACCGTCAGTGCGAGCTGCGTTACATTTTTTCCGGCGATCTCGGCGCACCCTATGCGCCGCTGTTGCCGGCGCCTCGTTCACCCTACCGGGCCGATGTGCTGGTGCTGGAAGCGACCTATGGTGACAGGCTGCACGAAGGGCGACGGGAGAGGCGTCAGAAATTGCGCCGGTTGATCGAAGGGGCGTTGCAGGACCGGGGGGTGGTGCTGGTGCCGGCCTTTTCCATCGGCCGTACTCAGGAACTGCTCTACGAGCTGGAAGAGATCATTCACCGCCAGGGGAATCGTACGACCCCTGCTAGTTTGCCCTGGGACGAGTTGGAGATCATTGTCGATTCGCCGCTGGCCAGCCGCTTTACAGAGGCCTATCGGGCGTTGCGTCCTTATTGGGATGCGGAGGCCCGTCGCAAGGTGCGAAGTGGCCGACATCCGCTCAGCTTCGAGCAACTGACTACCATCGACAGCCATACCGATCATCAGCAGGCCGTCGCCTATCTGCAGAAGACTGGCCGTCCCTGTGTGGTGATTGCCGCCAGCGGCATGTGCAGCGGCGGGCGCATAGTCAACTACCTAAAGGCACTGATCGGCGATCGGCGCACCGATGTGCTGTTCGTCGGCTACCAGGCAGCCGGAACCCCTGGGCGGGACATTCAGGTTTATGGACCCCGGGGCGGTTATGTGGTGTTGGACGGCAAGCGCTATCCGATTCGCGCCCGGATTCACACCATCGGCGATTATTCGGCCCACGCCGACCAGCAGAACCTGATCAACTTTGTCCGGCGTATGCGCCATCGGCCCCATACCGTGCGACTAGTGCATGGCGATGCCGAGGCCAAACGAGCTTTGGCGGCGAAGCTGAAACAGGTCATACCAGGCTTGCTGGTTGATATCCCTTAA
- a CDS encoding mannose-1-phosphate guanylyltransferase/mannose-6-phosphate isomerase codes for MLIPVILSGGSGTRLWPLSRELYPKQLLPLVNDATLLQETVLRLDGLAGMGKPLVVCNEHHRFMVAEQLRLIDCPAASILLEPVGRNTAPAAAVAALQAMVEGDDPLLLVLPADHVIRDAEALREEIAGGMPLAEAGRLITFGIVPDKAETGYGYIKRGASLNSGGCRQELVQDTAFEVTEFVEKPDLATAEQFLAEGGYYWNSGMFLFRASRYLEELEQFAPQILTCCRQALQQAEQDLDFVRLDAGAFAACPKDSIDYAVMEKTDTAAVISLDAGWNDVGSWSALWESGEPDADGNVLRGDVLTEDARNCYLHSSGRIVAAVGLEDLVVVETADAVLVAARDRVQNVKDIVARLKAKGRGEALLHRRVNRPWGSYEGIDQSERFQVKRITVNPGASLSLQLHHHRAEHWVVVTGTARITKDGESFTLTENQSTYIPLGVAHRLENPGIIPLELIEVQSGSYLGEDDIVRFEDTFGRD; via the coding sequence ATGCTGATTCCAGTGATTTTATCCGGCGGTTCGGGTACCCGCTTATGGCCCTTGTCCCGGGAGTTGTATCCCAAACAGCTGTTGCCGTTGGTGAATGATGCCACCCTGCTTCAGGAAACGGTGCTGCGCCTGGACGGACTGGCGGGCATGGGCAAACCGCTGGTAGTGTGCAACGAGCACCATCGTTTTATGGTCGCCGAGCAATTGCGACTTATCGACTGTCCGGCGGCTTCCATCCTTTTGGAGCCGGTGGGACGCAATACCGCTCCGGCTGCGGCGGTGGCGGCCCTGCAGGCGATGGTTGAAGGAGATGATCCTTTACTGCTGGTGCTGCCGGCCGATCATGTGATTCGGGACGCAGAGGCGTTGCGTGAAGAGATTGCAGGCGGGATGCCTCTGGCCGAGGCGGGGCGGCTGATTACCTTCGGCATCGTTCCGGACAAGGCGGAAACGGGCTATGGGTATATTAAGCGAGGCGCTTCTTTGAATTCTGGCGGTTGCCGGCAAGAGCTCGTTCAGGACACTGCTTTTGAGGTAACCGAGTTCGTTGAAAAACCGGACCTGGCTACAGCGGAACAATTCCTGGCCGAAGGCGGTTATTACTGGAACAGCGGCATGTTCTTGTTTCGGGCTTCCCGTTACCTGGAAGAACTGGAACAATTTGCGCCCCAAATATTGACCTGTTGCCGACAGGCATTGCAACAGGCCGAGCAGGATCTTGACTTTGTTCGTCTCGATGCCGGGGCTTTTGCTGCCTGCCCGAAGGATTCCATCGATTACGCGGTAATGGAGAAGACCGATACGGCCGCGGTAATTTCCCTGGATGCCGGCTGGAACGATGTCGGTTCCTGGTCAGCCTTGTGGGAGTCGGGCGAACCGGACGCCGACGGTAATGTGTTGCGTGGTGACGTGCTTACCGAGGATGCCCGCAACTGTTATCTGCATTCCTCCGGGCGCATCGTGGCGGCAGTTGGTTTGGAGGACCTCGTGGTGGTGGAAACGGCGGACGCGGTGCTGGTTGCTGCCCGCGACCGGGTGCAGAATGTGAAAGATATCGTGGCCCGGTTAAAAGCCAAGGGTAGAGGGGAGGCGTTGCTCCATCGCCGGGTCAACCGCCCCTGGGGCAGTTATGAGGGTATCGACCAGTCCGAGCGGTTCCAAGTCAAGCGCATTACGGTTAATCCTGGCGCCAGCCTGTCATTGCAATTGCACCATCACCGTGCCGAACACTGGGTGGTTGTCACGGGCACGGCGCGGATTACTAAAGATGGAGAGAGCTTTACCCTTACGGAAAACCAGTCTACCTATATTCCCCTCGGGGTGGCTCATCGACTGGAGAACCCCGGCATCATCCCTCTGGAACTCATCGAAGTGCAGTCGGGCAGTTATCTGGGGGAGGATGATATTGTGCGTTTTGAGGATACCTTCGGCAGAGATTGA
- a CDS encoding GxxExxY protein, translated as MNEELDQLTNAIIGAAIAVHRELGPGLLESAYEACLAFELTERGLQVERQKPLPVAYRGIQLDCGYRLDLLIENKVILELKTVDRLQPIHDAQLLSYLKVAQQKVGLLINFHSLRVKDGIKRIVNKY; from the coding sequence ATGAATGAAGAACTTGATCAATTGACCAACGCTATTATCGGTGCAGCTATAGCCGTTCATCGGGAGTTGGGTCCCGGGCTTCTCGAATCAGCTTATGAGGCTTGTCTTGCTTTTGAACTGACCGAAAGGGGCCTTCAAGTTGAACGGCAGAAGCCGCTTCCGGTTGCTTACCGGGGTATTCAACTGGATTGTGGTTATCGCTTGGATTTGTTGATCGAAAACAAAGTAATTTTGGAGCTGAAAACTGTCGATCGACTGCAGCCGATCCATGATGCCCAACTTCTCTCATATTTGAAGGTGGCGCAGCAGAAGGTTGGGCTTCTGATAAATTTCCATTCCTTGAGAGTCAAAGACGGTATAAAAAGGATAGTCAACAAATATTGA